In Rhinoraja longicauda isolate Sanriku21f chromosome 12, sRhiLon1.1, whole genome shotgun sequence, the DNA window AAGGTTAAACTGTACTAATTCCAACTGTGGGAGGATATGTCACTGTTGTGAACAagctctcctgcactggtgcagcactctctcctcccccactctccccccccctcctcactcccctctcatcccctcctctccctctctcctcccccctcccccttcctccacccctcccttcctccaacccctcctctcccctcttcccctcccccaccactccatccccctcaatccccccttacctccctccctccctaggagatagatttaaactttaaaatgtgaataacaaaaaaatataacaccgatttcaatgaaacttcttccattagcaccaaagggatggcggtgagtaaggtgggcctaaaattgccgcgctatcgtgtaccgttttggctgtagttcaggaacaaataaaacaaacaaatgagttttagtatattgatgaCTTGGCTTCATAACTTCAACTTCCAAGTTGTATTGAAAAAAACTTGCAAAGGAATAAGTGTAGTAATGTGACTTATTTTAACAGGGAATATTATGATGTATTTTTTAAAAGGATAATGTTATGATCCATAACAATGCAGTTCTGAGTTGTTAAATTGTTAAAGTTATTCTAGTCGCTGCCTAAATTTCTATTGTGAAGGATGTAAAGGGAAAACGTATAAAATTGTGACTGTCTTTAAGGAATTGATTAAGGAGTGACTGACAAGGGCAGATTCTTTTATGATGAAAGAAAAGCGGATGTATCTTAACACGTCACATGTCCTTTATTTGTGGAAGTGAAAACATTTTTGAACAGGTTTTTGTGACTCAAGATCTTTTTCTTCTTGCCCACCAGGCACCTCGTGCATCTCATCCCTTCCATCTTGTTATTCCAAGCTGCATAAATTACAAACTTATTTAACCTTCCCTGCAGCCTTACAGATTGCCACATCCTCTAATATTGTATAATCTAACTTGCTTTATAGCCATGGCCCTCTTTGTTCTGAACTATATGACCTTTGCCTTCCTTGCATACTTTTATTACTCGCCCTTCACTACTCTAAATCCtagtttattcaatattttctggTCTATCACTTCATCTTGGTCCTTTTCCTAAATTTTCCCTGTTTAATCAATATTTCCTTCATCTGGATTTTTAGGCATTGGATTTACTGAAGGATCTACATCTGAGCTTGTTGGAATTTAACCATGTACATTTTCCAAAAGAAACTTCCATAGTGCAAATGACTTTCTTGACGAATAACACCATTACTATTTAATGAGGGAACATCTGCTTGAGTTGAAAGGAAATGAAAATACTGCACAAATGCAAGCTTTTATGTCTCATTGTTGCCATTGGGCTGTTGTAGATGTGAACAATTATCTGCAGACTTAAAAATTGTGTGTGCCATATATATTAAAAGAACGGTAATGATATTAAAAATTgtgcccttccccttcctccacatATTTTTGCACAAATAGAATCTGTTATTTGAGGAATGATGTTCTTCTGTGGCAGAAACTTTTTTCCACCAAAGGAAATTGGGGAAATGCTCTGAAGGCAGAATTTTGTGCAATGTTGTTAAAGTTGCAGCAGAAATGTATGTTTGTGCTTCCTATCCACGAAGATGTGAAAAAAATGACGATGCTACAATTAATTTAAGAATAATGTTTAACTATAGAGTGGGGCAACTTGTTGATCCCTCTTGCTGTGGTTCTTCACTGTGATCTATTTGACATGGTTTAACTGGTTGACACATTAACTAAAACTATAAGCagaaattgtgtaggaaagaaaagcagatgcttgtttacaccgacaaaaggcacaaaaagctggagtaactcagtgggttaggcagcatttctggaggaaaggaataggtgatgttttgggccaaccCGCTccgctctttctctcccccgctcccctcccccccccccccgtcacaaaagggatcagccgttgcatacagcacacaatcctctgacattttcgccgcctccaatgggatcccactgggcagcttacaacactggtatgaatattgatttctctaacttctcctcctccaccctagtcatcatactagtttcaGTCATCCTGCTAAGTTTCACTTTGTAGTACTCGTTACCAcctttcccacagccaacaagggaccattgtgggccccacctttccttgaccatcattgctggctttttcttttttgatctgtctttttgaatatctttcattcatttcttctatatacCTTTAtatatctcttgttccctctCCGcttacttagtctgaagaagggtctcgacccaaaaagccacttcttccttttttccagagatgctctgtgacccgccgagttactccagctttttatgtctatcttcactttaaacAGATACTGTTTTGTAAGGATGTTTCTAATGTTAGTCGTAAATATCCTTGCATTAATGCAGTTGGATCAATGACAACTGAAATCTAAAGCTGGAAATTTTGATTCTTTGAAGATTCAAGTTAAGCCAATTTGTATATTTGTAGGCCCTTGGTTTGACATGCCAAATACTTTTTTCATGCAGGATCCAGAGGAGGAAGTCGTACCATTTAGACACCAATCACGTGTCTGGTGCTGGTGTATGTGTCTTGGACTAGCTCTCATGTTGTCTGGTGTTGTGGTTGGTGGTGCATATCTCTACCGATATTTTATCGTACAGGTAGGAGAATGATTAAGGGGATTAATCTTTGTTTTTTTACTCTTAATGTGTCTGATGCTGTTCAAGAATGACTACTAGCATTGATTGCTTGACAATTTGTTGCACAAATTTGAGTACAGGttctccaccattttgttttcCTCTATCGACTGGTGgtttggcacctcctttaatccggacaaaattacaggAGTGGACTTGAAGTTAGTCCCCGCCAAAAATGTGGCACCGAGGCTGGGAGAGGCAGCTGATCTTTACCTCATTGAGTCTTCTGCAGCAGGTCGAGTTTGTCCCTTGCTGCTGAGGCACTAGATCACTGTCCCGGCCAGAGCTAGCAGATCCTTTTCTCTACTCGACATTCGAGGCCGACTAGACGGACCATTCTGGTACCATTAgacttctgaggccatgacctctgttgtttcggcaaaacggataatccagaaaagtTCTGGaatcaagggtgctggaaaataggtggtggacctgcagttttttttcctgaatgAATAAACTGACACAACAAGAACTACTTTGTCCACACAACTTTACCTGTCATATAACACTTAGTCTATTGTTTGCAACTTAAAGTTAGTAGCCTCAAAATATCAAGGAGTTCTTCAACTCCCATTAGGGTGAAACATACAGGGTGTGGCAAATATTTACGGCTGAGAAATGAGTTGGCAGGTTATGGTAGGCAAAATGAGGAAATGGTGTTCAAATCATGTACGAACAAGCAGGCGGAGATGTtaaaacaaaaccagaaaattCTAGAAATACTTGGGTCAGGCCACTTTTTGGAAGTGAAATCGTGATCACCCAACCAAATGTCGATAAGGTGATGGCTTTGTGGAATTTGTTCATCAATCCACAAGGGAGACTGAAATTACTATTGCTTGCCATCTTAATTCTTCATCTCGTTCCCATTCTGGCCAAACGGTCTGTGATCTGTGTTGTCATGGGCCAACAAAAgcttgaggaacaacacctcattttCTGTCTAGGCTTGTTGTACCCTTCTGGGCTCTTATTAAATTCTAAAACTTCGGGTAATTTGATTTCTTCGTCTGTATCTACTTGCAATATTAGTTAAGCTTGTTTTGCCTATTTCTTCCTCGCTGTCTATGCCCTGCTATATTAGTTTTGCATTTCACAACTCCCACATTCTTTTATGTTGGTTCCTGCTCTTTGATTGCTCATTAACCAGGTGACCTTGTTTATAGCATGTCCCCATGATGACCCCATTGTCCCGCTATCAGCAACATCCCACATTTCCTGTAGCTATACAAGCTACTTTGGTTGCCTCAGGTCACCGCCTCAGGTATTCACTCCGTTCCTATTCCCACTTCAGTAGGGTGGCCAGACCTGCAGAGTATTtcctgtattttctgttttagatTTCTTGTATCTGCTGTTTATTGAGTTTCAGTAAGCTGAGATGTTTGTGAAATAAGTGATGAAAAAACTCAGTcatggtacaggtacaatgaaaatcttgcagcatTTTACAAGTACATGGGctcacaaacatttttggaaagcAAACGTTTGAGCAAGTAAATTGAATAGAATTTGTCGCACCAATTCACCCAATTGATTGGAAGAATCAGGTTTAATATTTTCCACTGACCTAAAATGGCACAATCAAATCTTTGAAAATACCACAGATGATAATACCAGAACTACTATTTATTGTTCTTAAAGCAAATCTATGTTCTAATAGTTCAATATTCAAGATGCTGATGGATGCTCCAGTatgtagagtttagagatacagcgcagaaacaggccctttggcccaccgggtccgtgctgaccagtgatatctgcacattaacactatcctatacccacgagggacaatttttacattttatcaagccaattgacctacatacctgtacgtctttggagtgggggaggaaaccaaagatctgggagaaaatccacgcaggtcacggggagaatgtacaaactccgtacagacagcacccgtagtcgggattgaacctgggtctctggcgctgcattcgctgtaaggcagcaactctaccgctgcaccaccgtgccgccctacttgtACATGTACTTTGACACAACTCGTCCATTTTTTTTAGTCTGTTTTCAAATAAAATCGTGAACGTTAAAAATTAGAACTGTTTATAGTGCATCTATACTTATAACAACAATTTATTGTAGTCAAATGTTGCATGTTGCCTGCAGATACATCAATTTATCCACTGGAAACTGGCTTGACCATATTTGATGTTTAAAATGGATAATTGCAATTCATTATTTTCATTTGGTCCATGCACAGCTTCTGCAACAGTTAATTTGTCGTGTTCATTTGGCACAATTAAGTACGTGATAAATAGTACTAAAATACCTagtactgaagtaactctgcTGTAACATTTTTTCAGAGGTTGAATTGGGGTTCTCTCAATCCTGTCAAATGtcctttttgtttcctttttttcgaTGATGACTTCTTTCTTTTGCAGAAATAGATGCCACAATTTTAATAGGAATACAATTGAAGTTTAATATTGGATTTctggtgttaattttttttctagGAAGGTGAAGTTTTCTTCTGTGGTCTCAAGTACAGTGACCCCAAAGACTATCTTGTCCCTGATATTGCTGCTGGTTCACAAGTAGCTCCATACCAATCTATTGAAGAAAATATTCGCATTTTGGAGgatgatgaagttgaactgaTCAATGTTCTTGTCCCAGACTTTGCTGATGGTGATCCAGCAGATATTGTTCATGATTTCCACAGGGTATGCATTAATTGCTGCATTTGAGCATGACATTTTGTTTCATTCACTTTTAAATAGCTTTATTTTTCAACTTTATTTTAAATCAAACATTTTTAATCTATATTCTAATGTGTAACTTAGCATGAGTTTATTAAAATAGATTTTCTTTCCTAGGGCTTGACAGCATACCTTGATCTGGGTTTGAATAAATGCTATGTGATTCCTCTAAATTCATCTATTGTCATGCCACCACGCAGTTTGTTTGAATTGCTAATCAACATCAAGGTATGTGCAAGTTAATATTCACTTTCTGGGTTTGACCAAATGGCACAATGGGATAAAAGATTGTTGTCTTGTTGCCAGTTTAGATGGAATCTGGAGATGCTCAAATTTAGAAAGCATATACAAGCTCCAGTTTTTCTTGAACATGGCATGACTTTGGAATTGGACCGTGAACTTCCCCTCTGCTTAATGTGGTTTAGGAAAATCTTAATTTGAATAGTATTACAGCTACTAAAGTTAGAGCATAGACTATCAGCTCTTAAACTGTTTTTATGATTATCTTTCTGTAAAGATGGCAAgagtagatttagagatacagcgcagaaacaggcccttcggcccaccgggtccgcgtcgcccagtgatccccacacattaacaccatcctacacccactaggaacaatttttacatttgcccagccaattaacctacaaacctgtacatctttggagtgtgggaggacaccgaagatctcggacaaaacccacgcaggtcacggggagaacgtacaaactccgtacagtacatcacccatagtcacccagcagagaaatatcccgcggcctatttcaggccgcaccggacggtgaaatgtccgcgacccgcgACATACTATTGACAGTTGCAATTGATTACTTTAGattagatacagtgtgaaaacaggcccttcggcccacc includes these proteins:
- the LOC144598872 gene encoding integral membrane protein 2B-like, with protein sequence MVKVAFNSALSQKAPKKDENNETLIIPEKDPEEEVVPFRHQSRVWCWCMCLGLALMLSGVVVGGAYLYRYFIVQEGEVFFCGLKYSDPKDYLVPDIAAGSQVAPYQSIEENIRILEDDEVELINVLVPDFADGDPADIVHDFHRGLTAYLDLGLNKCYVIPLNSSIVMPPRSLFELLINIKAGTYLPQSYLIHEEMVVTDEIENVDELGFFIARLCHGKKSFKLQRRDLAKGIQKRNALKCFKIIHFESNIAVETLVCEQ